Proteins encoded by one window of Simiduia curdlanivorans:
- a CDS encoding amidohydrolase family protein encodes MKMTRFQTILKAMLKPVAVVVSGCLCICSSVFAAPDSYVLHNANLIDPYSQSVISNGWLQVTGDSIVALGTGAGPASVQRIDLAGAYLLPGLVDAHMHLTAGPLSVSVENGAPSISMASQEDITRFHALAALASGVTSAFSPAGDPVANQAYAANQRAGLWRGPALSYAGLSFEPTPIVGGTVYPLDPQAWRQEIARQKALGVSHIKLYQGLSEAELRQGIALAHEAGLSSIAHLDQVSWQFAVDAGVDALTHALLPSAELLPAEVRAEYQAGIEPGSSQYLYRWFELVDYDAAPMQKLFASLAAQKVRVDLTLLVNEMMYFYPQLAELYPERRWQQHPAIASTWRQNLGMSVYNWSEQDFARAQAAFPKVLELLVRLHRAGVPLLLGSDSYAGGDWFWRELALHQLAGLDNWHILQMVTSTAARELKLANVGRLETGFFADLVILTTNPLQDISAVETVERVIQRGNIYSIAALRKELDVLSTDSITVKQE; translated from the coding sequence ATGAAAATGACCAGGTTCCAGACGATCTTAAAGGCGATGTTAAAGCCGGTGGCTGTCGTAGTCAGCGGCTGCCTGTGTATTTGTTCTTCCGTATTTGCGGCACCAGACAGCTATGTATTGCATAACGCCAATCTCATTGATCCCTACAGCCAGTCCGTCATTAGCAACGGTTGGTTGCAAGTGACAGGCGACAGCATTGTCGCGTTGGGCACCGGTGCTGGGCCAGCCTCAGTGCAGCGCATTGATTTGGCCGGCGCTTACCTATTACCTGGGCTAGTGGACGCACACATGCATTTAACGGCGGGCCCGCTCTCGGTGTCAGTCGAAAACGGCGCGCCTAGCATCAGTATGGCGAGCCAAGAGGACATTACGCGTTTTCATGCGCTCGCGGCCTTGGCTAGCGGTGTGACCTCTGCCTTCAGCCCGGCCGGCGATCCAGTGGCCAATCAAGCTTATGCTGCTAATCAGCGCGCCGGCCTGTGGCGCGGCCCAGCCTTGAGTTATGCAGGTCTGAGCTTTGAGCCTACGCCTATTGTGGGTGGCACTGTCTATCCCCTTGACCCGCAAGCTTGGCGGCAGGAAATTGCACGTCAAAAGGCGCTCGGTGTGAGCCATATCAAACTTTATCAGGGCCTTTCTGAAGCTGAGTTGCGTCAGGGCATCGCACTCGCCCATGAGGCCGGCTTATCCAGCATTGCCCACCTTGATCAAGTGAGCTGGCAGTTTGCGGTGGACGCTGGCGTCGATGCACTCACCCATGCGCTGTTGCCATCGGCCGAACTGTTGCCGGCTGAGGTGCGGGCCGAGTACCAAGCCGGCATCGAACCCGGTAGCAGTCAGTATCTGTACCGTTGGTTTGAGCTGGTGGATTATGACGCGGCACCCATGCAGAAATTGTTCGCCAGTTTGGCGGCGCAAAAGGTCCGTGTGGATTTGACCTTGCTGGTCAACGAGATGATGTATTTCTACCCGCAGTTAGCGGAGTTGTACCCAGAGCGCCGTTGGCAGCAACACCCAGCCATCGCATCGACTTGGCGTCAGAATTTAGGGATGTCTGTGTATAACTGGAGTGAGCAGGATTTCGCCCGTGCGCAAGCGGCCTTTCCTAAGGTGTTGGAGTTGCTGGTGCGTTTGCACCGCGCCGGTGTGCCACTGTTGCTCGGCTCAGACAGTTATGCGGGCGGCGATTGGTTTTGGCGCGAGCTGGCTTTGCACCAATTAGCTGGGCTTGATAATTGGCACATTCTGCAAATGGTTACCAGTACGGCAGCACGGGAATTAAAGCTAGCAAACGTGGGGCGGCTTGAAACTGGTTTTTTTGCGGACCTCGTTATTCTCACCACCAACCCTCTACAGGACATTAGCGCAGTAGAAACCGTCGAGCGTGTTATTCAGCGAGGAAATATTTATTCGATAGCGGCGCTGCGTAAAGAACTTGATGTGTTATCAACCGATTCAATAACTGTAAAACAGGAGTAA
- a CDS encoding superinfection immunity protein: protein MNDFLNNYLVVVEQSNALQLVVFAVFFLLVYFLPTLLAIFFNRQHLAKIALLNVPAGFSFIVWGGLILWACTGRVGQVLAKKLG from the coding sequence ATGAACGATTTCCTTAATAACTATTTGGTAGTGGTAGAGCAGAGCAACGCGCTTCAGTTGGTGGTTTTTGCTGTGTTCTTTTTGCTGGTCTACTTTCTGCCCACATTGCTGGCCATCTTTTTTAACCGCCAGCATCTGGCAAAAATTGCGCTATTAAATGTGCCCGCAGGCTTTTCATTTATTGTGTGGGGTGGGCTAATATTGTGGGCTTGCACGGGTAGGGTGGGGCAGGTGTTGGCAAAAAAACTCGGCTAA